AGCGGCAAGCGTTGCAGGCAGCAGCTTGTCGAGGTTGGGAATATTGGCCTCGTTCACGAAGTCAGCCAGACCCATCTTGATGAAGCGGAAATAATCGTAGACGCCGCTCACCAGGAACACGTTGTATTCACCGGGCTGCGATGCCTTGACCAGCGAGATGAACTCGTCGGTATCACCGAACTCGCCCTCGACCACCTTGGTCCCGGTCTTCTCGGTGAACTGCGGGAAGGCATTGTTGTGGAATGCCTCTGAGACGATCCCGCCCCAACCATCGAAGCGGATGGACTCGACACCCGCTGCCATCGCCTTGCGCGTCAGCAGGCCCATTGGCCCGCCAGTCACGCCAACCGCAGCGGCGGTCGCACCGATGATACGCAGCAACGAACGGCGATCGATATCGCCACTTTGTACGGCTGCGAGCAGCCGCTCATAGCGCTTTTGGTCCGTCAACTTCTTCATGCTTTCCTCCCAGGGTTAAGAAAAATGCCTCGTTGAACAACTCTCACCTAGCTTTGGCAAAACGGCGCACCATGTAGCCGCCGATCAGCGGCAGCAGGATGGTAATGACAATCATCACGGCACCCAGTGCGTTGATCTCGGGACTGACCGAGGTGCGCAGCATGGCAAAGATCTTTGTCGGCACCGTCTCGATTCCGGGCTTCTTCCAGAACAGGGTCGCGGTAATGTTGTCAAAGCTCAAGGTTGCCGCAAAGAGGAAGCCGCCGACGATGGCCGGCGATATCAACGGCAGGGTCACCTCGAAGAACGTCTGGATACGGTTGGCGCCCAAGGTCCAGGCGGCCTCCTCATAACTCGACCGCAGCCCGACAAGTCGCGCCTGCACCAGCAACACGACATAGGGCAGCGACAGCACGGTATGGCCGAGCAGCAGGACGGCAAAGCTGCGTGGCATGCTGAGGAACTTGAGGAACATCAGCAATGCGACGCCCATCACCACTTCCGGCATCAGCAAGGGCAGCGAGAGGAATGTCTGGATACCTTCCTTGCCGCGGAAGTCATAGCGCACCAGCGCCAGCGCAGCCATAACGCCTATAACGGTGGCCAAGGCCGAAGACGTCGCGGCAAGAATGAGTGAGGTCTTGAAGGCCTCGACTATGGAATCATTGGCAAAGAGTTTGCCAAACCATTGCAAGCTGAACCCCTCCATCGGAAAAGCACCGCTACGCGACGAATTGAACGCGAGCAAGATCACAACGACGATTGGGGCGAACATAAAGATGTAGACAGCGATCGAGCACAACCTCAGCAAAGCCCAGCCAAAGGCCCCCTCCCGCGGCGGGCGAGAATTCGCGCGAGGAGCGGCGGCGCTCATCGCGCGAAACTCCGATAGACGTCCGACAAGTTCATGAACCTGTTGTAGACGGCAATTACCAGGCCCAATGCCAGGAGCATGACGATGGAAAGGACCGCGCCGAATGGCCAATCAAGCTGTGAGATGATGGCTTCGTAGATGAGATCCGGAAAGAACAGGGTGTCCGTGCCGCCCAGCAGGCGCGGCGTCACATAGGACCCTGCGGCGAGGACAAAGCAAAGGAGTGAGCCAGCACCAAGGCCGGGTAGCGACAACGGCAGCGTCACTTCCCTGAAGCTCTGCCAAGGCGTGCAACCCAGTACGCGCGCCGCTGATTCAAGATTGCGGTCGATCCCGTCGAGGCTGACATAGACGTTGATGATCATGTAAGGGAGCATGAAATAGACCAGCCCCATGATCACCGAGAAATCGTTGTAGAGGAGCTTCATCGGCTCATCGATCAGACCCGATCCCACCAGCACCGCGTTGACGAAGCCGTTCTTCCCCAGAACGTTGATCCAGGACATCGTGCGGATGATGTAGGACACCCAGAACGGCAGGAACATCAGGAACAGAAGCAAGCCGCGGTTCCTGATCTGGGCGCGCGCCAGGAAATAGGCCGTGGGATAGCCAAGGAGAATGCAGATTACCGTCGTGATTAGGGCCGTCTTGAAGGTGCTCGCCAGGGCCCGCCAATAGAAGCCGTCGGTGAAGAAATTGACCCAATTGCCAAACTGGAAGGCCGGCACATCCAACCCCTCGGCCGTCCGCAGCCAGAAGGAATAGATCAGCACAAACACCACCGGCGCCACCATCAGCAGCGCCAGCGAGAGAATTGCCGGAGAGAGCAACAAATATGGACGCGCCATCACCCGCGACACAACCAGCCTCACCCATGAGCGACTTCTTATTTGACGCTAGTATGACAGGGATAAAGTCTGAGTGTCCATGGCCGATATGTGGGACGCGGACTATGCCAATACACCACCGCGCGTGGCCTGCCGCCAACGCTGTTGCAGCATGACGCCCAGAACGGTGACCTGAATGATGATCGGGCCGAAACTCCACACCACGTTCTCGCCCGCGACAGGCAGCACCAGGGTGATAAAGTCGACATAACCGGCAAAGATCAGAATGATGCCGATGGGCCAATAAATCAGAGCCAGATAGACCAGCCAGGTTATGTCCGAGCGGTTGCGCCAGCTGCCGAAGCTGAGCCAGAGCAGCACGATCAGATCGCGCGTCATAAACAGCAGCACCAGCACAATCGTCTCGGTGAGGTGGTCGAATGAGAGCAATTGCAGGCGCAGCAGAAGCTCCGACAGACTGCTGGGCCAATCACCCGTTCCCATTGTTGCCAGCGCGGCAAAGCAGAAAGCTGCTGCCAGGAGCACCGCCACATAACTGATCAGCCACCAGGGCAATTCAGCCACTGCCCGGCCCAGGTCCCCCCGGCGCAGGGCCAACAGGCCCGAGCGATATCGGATTGGATCGCGACGATCAGCGAGGGCAGCGAGATAAGTCAAGGCTATCATCGTGACAAGAACCGGCAATGAGGCCCCTACTGCACCGCCCCCCGGCCAAGGCGCGATGGCGGCGGCGAGGACGGCACAAAACACCAGAAAGAGGCTCCACAACCACGGCCAGGCTCGATACTGCAATTCGCTCCGCATCAGGCGGAACACGGCGGCAATGGCCCAGATCACGAAGAGGGTTCCAAGCTGCCCGGATCAACGGCCAGGAATAAGCGCTGTCAAAGACATAACCGGAACCTGGAGAAAAGCTGCTTTCGTCCAGCACCGGCGCCGTTCCAACGCCGCTTACGGCGAGATAGACAACGAGGCCGCAGGTCTGCGCCAGGGTGATGGTCAGGCGGCGGTACTGCACCGTCTTGCGCAAGCGCACCAGGGCAACGGCCAAGGCGACAGCGTGGGCGAGGCAGGCACCGACCAGGACAAGATAGATGCCAAGCCAGAAATTCCCGGCACGTCCCGCCGGAAAGCCAAGCTTGATGCCGGCGAAGATGTAGATCGCCAAGGCAAGAAGCCCGCAATACCAGACGAAGCTGCAACCACCGACAAGCTTGCCCCAGGTCATCGACCAGGCGGAAAGGCCGGACATGCGTTGGGATTCCCAGGTCCCACCGGCGACCTCTTCAGCCAGCGAATCTGCCGCCCGGCGTGGCCCCCACATGCCGAGCACCATGGTTGAAATGAGATTTGCGGCATAGGAAACCTTGTCGTAGTCGCTGACCAGGAAGATGGCATAGGCGATCGTCACGCCGACAATGAAAGCAGCCATCATCCGCTGCCAGCCGAGATGCAGCCACAGGTTTCGCTGGAACTCAGGGTTCAGATCCAGGCTCATTGCGGACCAACCAGTCGCAAGGGCGGTCGCTCTGCCACGGCCTTCATGCGTGCCAGGTAGATGTCCTGCAGGCTGCGCCGCTCGGGCGAGAATGATGCCAATGGCAACCCGGCAGCGAGAACCGCTGCCAGCATTGTCGCGCGTTCGGCGGGATTGGGATCCGACATCACAATGGCCTCGTCAATCCCGCAACTCACCACTTCAACGCCCGCGACGGCAATCAGGCGCAAACGCAGGTCAGGCACCACGCGGGCAAAATCCAGGCGGATTTCGATGCGCCGACCCGTGACTGCCCCCATCGTCGTCAGCGGTGCGTGGTCCACCACCCGTCCCTGCTTCAGCATGAGGATATGGGTCGAGTAGTCTTCCAGTTCCGCCAGGATATGAGACGACACCAGGATGGTCATCCCGTCCCGCGCCAAGGCACGCAAAACCCCGGACAGCCCAATGCGCGCCGATGGATCAAGACCGGCGGCCGGCTCGTCGAGCATCAGAAAGCGCGGCTCGTGCAGAACCGCTTGGGCAATAGCCAGCCGCTGACGCAAGCCGCGCGACAGGGAACCAGCTTTCTGCTCCAGCCGATCAGCGATCTCGAGGCGTTCGGCGGCCGAGTCGACGACGGCTTTGCGTCGCGCGGCAGGCACACCTTGCGAGGCGGCGCGATACGACAGGCATTGCGACACCGTGAGTTCATCATAGAGCCCGAAGAAATCCGGCAGAAACCCCATGCGCCGATGCGCGCCGCGCGGATCTTCGTGAACATCAAGATCATCGAGAAAGACAGAGCCGGAGAAAGGCTGATCGAGAGCGGCGCAGATCCGCATCAAGGTCGACTTCCCGGCGCCGTTAGGCCCGACGAGAGCCGTGATCGAGCCAACGCCAAGCTCAAGCGACACGTTGTCCAAGGCACGATGGCCCGGATAGTCGAAAACCAGGTTTTCAATCCGCAACATGGTTCAAGTCTTGCGGCTTTCGACCAAATTGAAAAGCCCCCCGCTTCCCCCCAGGTGTGTGGGTTTTCCGTTACGGATCAATGGGGAGGCTGGTGCCAACTGGGCGGTAGAATAGTGATTTTACGCCAGATGACAGAAGCGTCACCATCCGTTAACCTTATTGGCATTAGCATCTGCAGCAACACCTGCGGTTTCCCGTTCGCGCGCCCGCGTCGAACGGCCCCGGATTCGACGAAGGGAAGCGATATGGCTGGCAAGACGAGCAAGAAGAAAAACATCGCAGCAAAGGCAAAGACGGTCGCCAAGGTCGCGGCCAAATCGGCCAAGCCGCGCTCAAAGACAGTCGACAGCGGAATCAAACCGTCGGCGCCGAAGGCCTATGCATCGGTTGCCGTCAAAGACAGCCGCAACGGCAAGAATTTCGAACTACCGATCCTCAAGGGCACGGTCGGTCCGGACGTTGTCGACATCCGGAAGCTCTATGGTGAACAGGGCCTGTTCACTTATGACCCCGGCTACGGGTCGACGGGATCCACGCAGTCTGCCATCACCTATATCGATGGCGACGTCGGCGTCCTCACCCATCGCGGCTACAAGATCGAGGACCTCGCGGAAAACAGCGACTTCATGGAAGTCTGCTATCTGCTGCTGGAAGGCGAATTGCCGACCGCCAAGCAGAAGGTCGAGTTCGAGAAGAATATTACCTATCACACGATGCTGCATGAGCAGATCGCCCGCTTCTTTTCAGGCTTCCGCCGCGATGCGCATCCGATGGCGGTCATGGTCGGCGTCGTCGGCGCCCTGTCCGCCTTCTATCACGACAGTACGGATATCCATGACCCGCGCCAGCGCATGATCGCCTCGCACCGACTGATCGCCAAGGTGCCGACCATCGCCGCCATGGCCTATAAATACTCGGTGGGCCAACCCTTCGTTTACCCGCAGAACAACCTGTCCTACGCCGAGAACTTCCTGCGCATGACGTTCGCGGTGCCGGCCGAGGAATACAAGATCGACCCGGTCGTGGCGAAAGCCATGGACAAGATCTTCATCCTCCATGCCGATCACGAGCAGAATGCCTCGACCTCGACGGTGCGCATGGCGGGGTCCTCGGGCGCCAATCCGTTCGCCTGCATTGCGGCCGGGATTGCCTGCCTTTGGGGTCCGGCCCATGGCGGTGCCAATGAGGCCGTCTTGAAAATGCTGGCCGAGATCGGCCACAAGGACAACATCAAGGACTATATCGGGAAGGTTAAGTCGAAGCAGGACAACACACGCCTCATGGGCTTCGGCCATCGCGTCTACAAGAACTATGATCCGCGCGCATCGGTGATGCGGAAATCCTGCCACGAGGTGCTGGATGCCCTGGGCAAGCGCAACGATCCGTTGCTGCAACTCGCCATGGAGTTGGAAAAAATCGCCC
This genomic interval from Rhodospirillaceae bacterium contains the following:
- a CDS encoding ABC transporter permease, whose translation is MSAAAPRANSRPPREGAFGWALLRLCSIAVYIFMFAPIVVVILLAFNSSRSGAFPMEGFSLQWFGKLFANDSIVEAFKTSLILAATSSALATVIGVMAALALVRYDFRGKEGIQTFLSLPLLMPEVVMGVALLMFLKFLSMPRSFAVLLLGHTVLSLPYVVLLVQARLVGLRSSYEEAAWTLGANRIQTFFEVTLPLISPAIVGGFLFAATLSFDNITATLFWKKPGIETVPTKIFAMLRTSVSPEINALGAVMIVITILLPLIGGYMVRRFAKAR
- the gltA gene encoding citrate (Si)-synthase, giving the protein MAGKTSKKKNIAAKAKTVAKVAAKSAKPRSKTVDSGIKPSAPKAYASVAVKDSRNGKNFELPILKGTVGPDVVDIRKLYGEQGLFTYDPGYGSTGSTQSAITYIDGDVGVLTHRGYKIEDLAENSDFMEVCYLLLEGELPTAKQKVEFEKNITYHTMLHEQIARFFSGFRRDAHPMAVMVGVVGALSAFYHDSTDIHDPRQRMIASHRLIAKVPTIAAMAYKYSVGQPFVYPQNNLSYAENFLRMTFAVPAEEYKIDPVVAKAMDKIFILHADHEQNASTSTVRMAGSSGANPFACIAAGIACLWGPAHGGANEAVLKMLAEIGHKDNIKDYIGKVKSKQDNTRLMGFGHRVYKNYDPRASVMRKSCHEVLDALGKRNDPLLQLAMELEKIALSDDYFISHKLYPNVDFYSGIILQAIGFPTSMFTVLFAVARTVGWVAQWKEMIEDPTQRIGRPRQLYTGYGERPYVPMKQRK
- a CDS encoding ABC transporter ATP-binding protein; the protein is MLRIENLVFDYPGHRALDNVSLELGVGSITALVGPNGAGKSTLMRICAALDQPFSGSVFLDDLDVHEDPRGAHRRMGFLPDFFGLYDELTVSQCLSYRAASQGVPAARRKAVVDSAAERLEIADRLEQKAGSLSRGLRQRLAIAQAVLHEPRFLMLDEPAAGLDPSARIGLSGVLRALARDGMTILVSSHILAELEDYSTHILMLKQGRVVDHAPLTTMGAVTGRRIEIRLDFARVVPDLRLRLIAVAGVEVVSCGIDEAIVMSDPNPAERATMLAAVLAAGLPLASFSPERRSLQDIYLARMKAVAERPPLRLVGPQ
- a CDS encoding ABC transporter permease; this encodes MARPYLLLSPAILSLALLMVAPVVFVLIYSFWLRTAEGLDVPAFQFGNWVNFFTDGFYWRALASTFKTALITTVICILLGYPTAYFLARAQIRNRGLLLFLMFLPFWVSYIIRTMSWINVLGKNGFVNAVLVGSGLIDEPMKLLYNDFSVIMGLVYFMLPYMIINVYVSLDGIDRNLESAARVLGCTPWQSFREVTLPLSLPGLGAGSLLCFVLAAGSYVTPRLLGGTDTLFFPDLIYEAIISQLDWPFGAVLSIVMLLALGLVIAVYNRFMNLSDVYRSFAR